TCTCCTTTATGTAGGGATACTTTCATTCACTTAGGAAGAAGCGGAAAGTATACTTCCTCACAGTAGCCTGAAGAAATCACCACTAAAGGAACAACTTGGTAAATCTTTTTCTATAGTAAGACTTACCCCTAAAGGCATCAATTTATTAGGCATGGTATCAAAACACTCTTTTCCTCATGCAGAAAAATAACCCATATTGTTAGCATTAATCTGCTCTTTAACAAGGGAATGGAAAACAAATGAATATAAAGGTGTGAGATCCCAattaccagagagagagagagagagagagagagagagagagagagagagagagagagagagagagagagagagagagagagagagagagagagagaacacatttgAGAATCCAATGTTTCCTAGTATGGAAGTTGAACCAGCTATTAGGGAAGTATGTTCATTCATTAAAGTGGTCAGTGTGCCAGTTTAGTGCATTGGATCTGTAGCTGATGTACTTTTCCTTTATAAAGTTAACATCCCTTCTAAATAACTAAATTTAGGAGAAAGTGACTCAACCAATAGCTTACTCATGCATCTTTAACATAATCAGAGCCAATCAGCATTTGTGGTGGAATAAAAGGTCTGCTGTACACTAACTAAAATATTACTCACCTATCGCAACTAGCAGCTCTTGAAAGTATCCATCATAACATTCATTAATGGCATCCACTATGTCTTGcccagaaatattttgaaattcctGGAATACTTTAACAAATTGATATAATTCAATAGAAATATCatagatttataaatataaacatttaaaatacaaatattgattACATTGCTATACACAGGGAAGGTAAATAAAGTATAGGGGTGGGAGTTGGGTTGAAGTagaccatcttttaaaaatgtttatatatttctgtATGTCTTATATAcgtaagaaaacataaaagaatttaaaaaataagagaaacacTAAGGTACAGCAGTTTGGGGAAAATCAAAGTGCAAACTAATATGAGTGCAACTCTTAGATCAATACAGCAGCTTCACATAATTCATGATGTCAAAAGTAATGATCTTGACTCATAATAGGCTCATTAAGCTATGTTCACGATAGTTGAGTAAGTTCTCCATCAAAATTAGAGATGGTTTTTAAAGGTTCATTATTTAAAGGTTATAAGCAgttattggaaaaaataaaattatagggaAATTTTATGCCTTAGTAATGTTTTTAGGTGAAGCATGTCTGTATAAACACAATTCCAAATCAGTACCTTTGAGATAACTGGCTTTTCTTCTATTTATATGTAACATTCCTCCCCCCCACTCCTATTTTTCCCCCGTTAATGACTTGCTTTCTATTATATAATCAGTTAAGTATCTGAAAAGAAACCTGATTACTAATTACCCAGCCACAGCTGTTGGTAACTCTTGTTGCACAGGATCACCTGTAGCATGGTTTTGTGTTCCCCTGTCTTCCGCTGACAGGCTTCCCACAGGACCTGAAACATCAGAGATGCAGGAAGGAGCACCAGAACCTCCCCAGGCCACACCAGTTTAATAATCAACGGGTCTTTACAGTCATTCTGAGAGCTGGTTCTACTTACCATTGCATCCTGAGCAGCCACGGCAGGGTCTGTGTAACTTTCCTCTCTGCTTCCCTGTAAAGTAAGCACGGGTTTTCCTTTGTAACGGTACTTAACTGACAATTTATATAGAATTATTGGGACAAAAACCTTTGAATCGCAAACACATTGGTAATTCCTAAGAAAGTTCTATCATTATTTAGAGTTAGCTTTTATCTTTCTTGAATACtttatgaaatatcttttctttaaatgtgggttcttttgttttattttgtttttctttgcagcAGTGGTAATATTTCAAAGATGTTGAAATGTTCTTCACTTTTCCAAGTTTCTGTGCAGTATCTTCTTTACCATAAAAAAGAGCATCCAGCGCCTGGCCGTGGGTGGTAGAGATGAGATTTAACATTGTTAGAGTGAAAATGCACAGAGGAAGAATGAGTTAATATTCGGTCTCCGACATATGAGATGAGATATATGCAACAATAAAATAACCATGAATTCTAGATTTGGTGGAGTGCCAATATTTTGTGATTTGTTTTATCCCCATCCCTTCATTATATAAAGAATAGACATGGCCAAGTTGACCTAAGGAATGTGCCTTTCCAAATAGGAGGACCCAATGCAGGATCCTCTGGTCGCTGAGTGATATGCAGGcaagagggaagaaggaggtaGGAGAGATAAGCGATCAGTTTATTTAGCCTTTCATTTGGGTTGAGATGTGGAGAaatggctttttttaaaatttttatttcatccccccccccccatatatatTCTGTACTAAGAAAACACTGAAGGATAAAGTGGTTTCTTCTAGCATCTTTTCAGACTCCGGAAAGGGCCACATTGCAGTGATATGAAGCACaactgggcagagggaggtgctGAATATAACTCTCTTGAATTAATTTTAACACCTAAGTGGCATGAATGGGTCCCAAATTTCTTCTCTGCTCCCGATGGAGGAACTGGCATGCCAGCTGAGATTCTGGTTGGCGAGTTTGACAGATGGAACTGTTTATGACCATGTCAGAGACAGACTGTTCCAGGAGCCAGGGGTTATGTGGTAGACCACTTGGCTGGAACTGTGTGAGAGACATGGCTAGTCTTTAGGAGGATTCTTCAGCTTCAGAGAAAGCAATGATGAGGCTAAACCATCATGAGAGTTTACTTGGCTCTGACCCAATGGTGaccaaaaataaacacataaagcTCATAAATTCACCAGCTGTATGGTTTGACAGCGAACACTGAGAAACACTCATATCTTGGACTTCTCCCCCTTATATGCTAATGTCCAgagttgcccacaactgcccttccatAGCTGAGATGAGCAAGGATGTAGAACACATCTTGATGATCTGGGGACATCATTGCTCTCCTGTTGCCAAGACATCTCATAAACCACACTCACCTCTCCACCAAGTGCCATCTTAAAGAGAAGGAGGGCCAGGAATCTGACAGTTGAGTATTTAActcaataaacatataaatgcTATTGAACATGTACTCTCACATTGACTGTTCCACATATTCCATATATTAAATTTTCCATATTAGATTAAATATTGGTTCTTTCCTCTTGCGAACCAAAAAATTGAAGGCAAATGGGAAAGATCAATATATTCCCAGTGAAATTTTCTTGTGAGTACATTTTAGCTGTGGAAATTTAATATGTTTAATCATAACTCAGAAGTTGTGTATGTGTATCATCTAACGGAGTACAGCTAAGGAAAAACTTACTGAGCCTATCAGACACAATAAAATATCAGGTGACTAAGAACGCACACAtgcaattcttatttttaaaatctgtgtatTTACATATAAAACTGTCCTTTATACATAGATAAGCAAGACATAGAAGACAACATTTAAAGTGAATGTACTTTCATTGATTGGTAAGATATGGgtgttatattattttcaaattaccACAGTGCTGAGAGCACTGTAAGGAGACTGAGAGAGTAAAAGGAAGGGAATAAGTCTGTGATTTAGCTTTTTCCACTAAGGCGGAATCAATCTGATGTCACATAAAAAAACAGCCTAAGATATAAATGCcagataaatggaataaatgagtACAGAATTTGGATTAGGGGCAAAATAAAAATGCGAAAGGAAATTTGAAATAAAGGGAATTAAAATATAGCTGAGAATATTTGGAGCAGGTACGCTGACTACAAATGATCACTGGAGGCTTTTGGCAATGACATCCCCAGAGGCCTCACTGTacaagtctgagaaactgtcacaagGAGAATTCTGACGGCCAAGCTGAGGAGTAAGCATCCAGTTGGGTAGTTTCCATTCTTTCTCTGTGAAAACATTTATCATCTCCAGTGTGATTTGCATATATTGATTAATTAATCTCCGAGTGACTCATTTTTCATTATTTGACAGATAATTAGATCTCCTGTAAGTCTAGTTTAATAAAAGCACACAGGAAGTATTATGAGCCCAGTTTAATGATTGGCATTAGTTTTCAAGAGGAACGTTTTCTGGCTGAGTTATTACTTTATTAGAAATAGCCCTGGGGGAAAATGCTCTATAGATTCAGTGAAAGATCTTCTCTCCCAGAAAATATGACAGTGATTTCCAGCACTTCCCATTTCATGCCCTCCTTAGGCTCCAGTGCTCAGGTTCCCTCCATCTCTGTTAATTCACAAAAAGAGCTGTGTCTGAATtttcattgccgggagccggtccatccttgctgtttcaagggacctggcatatatggcatactgttcttaatatgtttgctcaccttcttggcgctgtgttttaaccaaggtcacctctccgagaaaggttgaatccccaggtagggattttcccctgaagttagggagggaataaaacccctcaactaagtgccaggcgggtaattaatccctttaactacgaacaatcatgcttaaactacataatcttttctccctggaatggagataagaaacgccctaacctttgtaatagagattgataggattaaatcaactggtataaatacagttgtaacaagacagaaagactcagaactcaggagacagaattcagaagacagaacctacacggagcctagagacagaagaacttcgctggcgagagcatgccagaggatcctggaccgggactggcctcggagcctagagacagagcctagcgggagaacatggcaagggatcctggactgaacctgactacagagattggcaggagaacctgactggaacctggacactgaacctgactggagagcctggacagaacctggctggagaacctagcgagggaacatggctacagaacctcgctggagatccgaagcagaacctctctggagatccagacaagaacttggctggagatccgggctagagatcctggctaggctgctgatcaactgaacgctgtctccgtgtccttccttcttcgccgactccgtccacacctttggggaccccctggacccgctggggcaggaccccggcatttCATGATGTGAAAAGGGTGAAAGCCATGGACAGTCTTTCCTCTGATTCTGAAAGTCCCCATGCAGATGGAGGTAGAGAATGTAATATTAATAATTGAAGAAATTTACAATATTTGTATTAGGAGGGCATTGCAAGAAGAATGGGTTCACATCCCTTAATTTACAGAGTGAATTTCTCTAATCTGAATCACAAAAAGGTTAAATGATAAATCCAAGGACATACAGCTAAATCATAACAGAGCCAAGAGAAACAGATATCTAATACATGACTCATTGTTTTacagagatgatagatagatagatagatagatgatagataggtagatagatagatagatagatagatagatagatagatagatagatagatgatagatagacaggCAGATAGGGACAGAGAGAATACTAATCCCAACAAGAGGGTTGAAGAGATATGGTTACATGGCAGCACCCCTCAATTGTTTGATTGAAACTTATCAGCTCTAAATTTCATACCCCTTTAGGAATGaactccattttctttttgtaaaatatttggaTAGATTCTCTGTGAAATGGTGTACCCACAGATAGTGGTCAGGAGAAGGGATGAACTATCTCAATTTCCTAATTCACTTTGTATCTTCTTCTAATCTTTTCAATATACTGAGCCAAATCATAAATCAGGAGTTCCAAACTGAAGAGCCAGTGGaatatcttcaaaatattttaaaatttaagataaattatacattttactaaGAAGTATGAATTATCATGAACTTTTGATTTCCAAAAAAAGATGAATATTAAGGGGGATTATATGAAGATACacattttataagttttttacttctattttctattatgagtaaaataatttctattaaatatacatttttatacattttaaactttACGGGAAATGTAAAACTTTGTAAGTATATAATCTTTAAGTAAACTTCATTAATTTTCTTGGCTTTTGATAAAATCTAGGTCTCTATTTACCCTCattttttatattctatattGATAGAAAAATTTTATTACACTGAAAAGTTATTTcaagattaaacacacacacacacacacacacacacacacacacacacacacacacttaaagtTTAAACTCTAGAAATTTAACTTAAGAAGTTATACTTTATCCTGTAAAGTTTCAATACAAATTAGGTGAAACCAAGTGATGAAATAAATTGTtgtgtgttattttaaaatacatgagtctatcccgtggtcggcaaactgtggctcttgagccacatgcggctctttggcctcttgagtatggctcttcctaagccttaggagtaccctaattaagttaataacaatgtacctacctatatagtttaacaaatttggctctcaaaagaaatttcaatcgttgtactgttgatatttggctctgttgactaatgagtttgccgaccactggatacAGATAATActataatatatacaaatacagatACTTATAGACCctataataataaagcattaTTGTTTAATTTGAGGGAAAAGGAACTGCAATTACGAATAAGATTGACTTCCCTATTACATCAAGGGAAAacattatttcattgtttttctcccttctgatttattttctctcatgTCTAATTTTCAGAAGTGCCTTTTCCCCCTGAAATATAAGAATGTGTGCTTTATAAAAATACACTGTGATCCTGACTCTTAGATGTCAGTTACTTTTAGGTGGTTTATAGCTCAACCTTTAAGGAGGTGCAGAGATTCTATCTAAGAGGTTATTTATGTATTGGTCATTGACATTTTACCAAATAGAAGTAGAACTGGAGTGGGATCAAATGGGGTTGGAGGTTAATTAAAGTGAACAACGGAGGAATAGTGTGCTAAAGTCTGTTTTCATATTAGCCCTCGCATGTAGGGAATGTGTAATGTTGGACAGGCCATGTAACTCTCTagggctttagtttcctcatctctcaATGGAAGAGATATAACCAGTTGGGTTCCCTGGGAAGGTGACTCTGAGCTGGAGACCAGCATGCTCTTGTTTATTATGGAATGTGCTTGGGATCAACAcagatagagggagagaaaggaagcagAATTGGGCAGCAGGAGAAGCTGGTCTCTGATACAGTAGTCTATCTAGCTCTGATATAGTAGGcctaaagaaatacattttttttctattggaaaacatatttttcttcaataagtaaaatacatttctatgtggatatagagaaaataaaaacttatttgatATCAGAATGCATCTCATAAATTTACAATGGAATTATTCGCTTTACTCTTCTATTAGCAACAATACATACACCAACGTGAAATTCTTATTGGAaatcatttgttttaatttatattatgtaGCATCAttacttgaaaattaaaaaaataatgtcccTTCTAAATCGAGAGAacgttttaattaaaattaattttatgacaTTTAAACGTTAGaaacctggctggtgttgctcagtggttgagcattgacctatgaaccaggatgtcacaatGCGATTCGTGGCCAGAGCACatttccaggttgcaggctcaatccccagtaggggtcatgaaggaggcagctgattaatgattctctctcatcattgatgtttctatctctctctccctttctctctgaagtcaataaaagtatattaaaattagTTAGAAAGTATTCAATTGGCATGACAagtgagattatttttaaataataataataattattaatgttCCCTACAATCACTTAAACTTctcttacaaattaaaataagctTACTCTAAACTTACATAGAATTCAAGTTGAGCTATAAAAAATCAAACTTTCTACTCTCCATTGACATTACAATTTTAGATTTAGAATCCTCAGAATAGGACTTGATTCACTGAGATTGGTAATATGGGCAGTTTATGAACTATGCAGCCAAACCACGCAAatctaaataaaatcaaatagaaaacacaataaagcaaattcttaattttgtttttaattataattttaaatttgatttgcTTAGTACTGTGCCACTCTTTTCAATTGAACAATTTGAAGGAACCCAATCAGTGTGAATTACCATTCTCCTCAACTTGGGGCAATATATACCTGGCTTCCTCAATGTTTTCTTTTGTACTTCTTTATTCCTAATTCAAAACTGACAATGACAtgggcatacacacacatacatacacacaaagaaCTAAAATCCATGATTTCTGGCAATGAATAGAATTGTTAGTTTGTGCTCTAACCTGgctgatatatttatttatctgctaattaaatcatacaaaatatgtgtgaAGTGCAGTATGAAGTTTTTCATCACATTAAAGGAAACCATACCTTCTGTCTTTGATTTGACATAGGAATCCCCCCAAATGAAGATAGCAAAATTACAGAGATGGTGTACTATTTATATTTGTTCCTTTCTATACCCAATTCATGTTTCTATTATAGTGGCTTTAATTGATTTGGTATTAAGTAAGTGTTATCATATAGAATTTACTGTTAAACTGgaggtttctgttctgttttctgaaaatgaaacatacctatttttttaatagtGCAAAATGGTGTGAATTTTTGAGTATCATACCTGGACCAAGTTCATGAGAGTATCTCTGAAGTGTCCTGAGGTCTCTGAGTAAATGTCTTCTTGAAGGTTACTGCTGTACTCTGAATAAGAAAACACCCATGTTAAAGCTGTGAGTTATTATAGAACCATATATCGATGCCCTTGGACTAAGTTAATGCTACTTCCTCAGCTGAGAGtggaaaacaaaggaaatacAATCAATCTGTTGATATTTCTTTGTCCTTTAATACCTTCTACTCAGAAGAAGCCAATAAACAGTTAACCCACATAACAGTAACGTTGGCACGGGTCTGTTTTCTTAAAACATATTATCTATTAACTTCATTCCAAAGTTGAAAAACAATATTGGAAGTCATTTCACGTTTTCTAATTCTCAAAATTTAGAATGATAAATTATATTTCCATAGACTGCTGCTCAGCCCAGAGCTTTTCCCAAGTGCTTTGtcttactttaatattttaagtgaAGGGTCTTACTTCATTCCCTTTGGGaaagatttgtttttgttcaaatGCAATATAGCAGATTGCCTGGGACATTTTCTTGACATTCAATGTCACATAATACAGAATGCATTAAacctttttgaaaatgaaaatagttaACCCGTctactttaaaaatgtgttaaaatctGATTTTGAGGTAGATTACAGTgattgtaaaatgtatataaagtgaAGTAGTCACCCATATTTGTACAATTAGCTGAGCAGTTATTGCACATCACTTTATTTTGTCTATGTACCTGGTCTCTCCTGAGTAAGAGTTAAAATGATCCCTGAACCACTGTGCTGGGCATTTTCCTGTCTTAATGTAAACATTCACCTCATAGAAACTTGTAATCATTTTCCTGGAAAAAATACTTCATTTAATTGTCTAGGgaatagtttcatttttaatttaaaaaattttaatatatagattttttatatttagagagaggaagggagaggaagagagagagagagagagaaacatcgatgtgagagccaaaacatcaattggctgcctcctgcacactttctaCTGGtaattaagcccacaacctgggcatgtgccctgatggggaatcgaaccagcaatcttttggtgcacaggacaacacccaatcAAATgggtcacaccggccagggcaattatttcatttttaagaccCTAATCATCACTTTTACTTAATgagtttattgtttttatatttcaaatataagagTGTCTTagaaaatcctttaaaatacatcaataattttgtttttgttatttgaaaaatataaggtTGATATGTGTGTAAATATGTGTATTTCCTTACGCAAACAGTAGGCTTCTCGCATTTGGAAAATTTCTCCATTTGTTCTTGAAGCTAATATATCAATGAGGCAATTCTCTTCAGTGCCTACTCCctggaaagacagaaaaagagaaatatcaaggTATTTGCACTGGGAATAATAGTGCACCTTATGCAGTATAAAGGGATACAGCTTTCTGGAATTctgagaggaggcagaggccaaCAGGAGTGTGTTTAGGGTCAAGATAAGCCCAATTCAGTCTGCGTCTGCTATTTACCAGCTGTTTGAGAAGATAATATTATTTGAAACCTGTTCCTTCATTTAGAATAAAACAACATGGGCATTTCTAACTAATgtggaaaaagatatttaaacAATGCTCAGGACACTGATTTTTTGCTGCTCAAATATCAATTTTTTGGCAAGCTGAAATTAGAGCCTAGGCTCCTTAATTTCCTAAGGATGATTAGGGACCGCTCCCTGCCTTTTCCTAGATATGGAATTTTGTACCATTTGCCTAAACATTTGAATTGGGTACTTTCCATGGTCTCTTGCAGCCTAACACATAtgcagagtggggcaaaagtaggtttacagttgttcatatggaaaacaatacaataattaataaataataatacaagaataacctCTGTTTTGAGATTCATAACTAAGTCTATTTTGCCCTGCTTTGTATTCTTCTCTGATAGTAATTTTAAAGACAGCATGACTTTTTCAGAAAAGCTTCAGAAATTCTTACTACTGTTCTATGTGGTACAGAAAAAATATTAGTTTcatctaatccagcggttctcaacctgtgggtcacgacccctttggcggtcgaacgaccctttcccaggggtcgcctaagaccctcctgcatatcagatatttacattattatttataacagtagcaacattacagttatgaagtagcaacgaaaataattttatggttgggtaacaacatgaggaactgtatttaaagggccagaaggttgagaaccactgatctaaacagTAACATGACTTCCTTCTTATCTTATAGTTTTTAATCTAATAACTTTGCAAGATGTAGTAATTGAcatatgtaactttaaaaaagcaattagTTGAAATTCATATGAATTTTATACAGTGCCTATTCTGATCTACAAATATACGATGGCTAAAATCCAGATTGCCTTAATTTTttgttcctttcctctttcttgtCCCACGTTGTTCACAGAGGGTGGTAATCTGGCCCTTGGCAGGCATTGTGTTGGAATGATTTCAACAGCCCTGCAGGTGTTTAATGTCAACATTTGGAAAGaagtaaaaacttttttttgttcCCTATCCCTAGTCAACAAAATTTCTAACAAATCTGTAGttgatttattttatagaaattattttcctGTGAAAAAGAATATTCTAATCCTTCAGAAGTAAAATTTAGATAAATTTGAGTAATAGTTTTTTGGTAACGGACTAACTTAAGATCACAAAAATATCCAAATAAAGATGCCATCTATATATTGTGTCCAACTCAGTATCCTATTTTTACTTAATAAGCCAAATTTTTTACAAATAATGTAAAGAGATTCACGTGAGGTAACATTTCCCCTTAATATAAGCATACATGGTGGGGAGGGAGAATCTGAATAAGACCCTGGAGCttatttactttttccttttggtAGCTCAGCTGGGCCAGGAAGTCTGAATCTGTATAACAAAAGAACAGACTAATCCCACCCCTTGATCTCTAGAGGACCCCTCTCCTGACAGGGCCACTTCTCCTGACCACAGCATTTCCCTGGTCTCATCTTTGCTCAGATATTCCCTTTGTTCTTCCAGATCATATGTACAACATCACAGGGCACTTTCTTCTCTACCAAACTAAGGGCCTGAGCCTATTACAGGTCTATTTTTGCATCAGACCACTACCTTCATGGCATGCCAGAGTTCGTGAGCATCATAAGATGGTGGTGGGTACATGAGGCCAACCATAACATCTTTGAAGTGATCTGAAAGCTTCTCCTTCAAGTCACCAATCAGGTCCTATGAgggaaaaagtaaatatttttattgtatcacTTACCAGCTATACAAGAGAAATGGGATAATTGCATAAAGTCTTCTAGTAAAATTTCCTTTTCCATGTCATTTCACTTAATAACAAGGCTGGTTTTGATTCATACATATAAACATGGACTATACAAGATGATGGACTTGAGGGTTTGAAAATGACTGGTGTAGTCACATCTCTCCATGAGATGTCATCTGTATGGATATTCTAGTCAATGAACAGGGAACAATATTCTTTCCCTAATCTCAGCCCAACCCTCTTTTGACCTCAGTGTGAAGATAAATAAAAGTTGAAACCTACAAACATTTTGGTTAGGAGTTCTTAGTTTTCTTATGTGGAATTAATGAAATATTAGTCcttaaataaaatacttgttttattttattttattttattttattttattattttattttaattttattgtagcAGTATCTCTTAGCAGGGGGTTCCTAGTTATACTATTGCCAAAAAGCTTATTTATGTAAAAGATTTTAGTAATCTGGGACCTTTCTTCAAATAGTCACATTAATACAAGCATGCTGAATTTTTGTCCTTTTAaggcatatacagtggggccttgacttacgagtgtcccgactaatgagttttttgagataccagctatctcttggcagattttttgcattgagttgacagagtaatttgagttaatg
The sequence above is a segment of the Myotis daubentonii chromosome 5, mMyoDau2.1, whole genome shotgun sequence genome. Coding sequences within it:
- the ANXA10 gene encoding annexin A10 → MFCGDYAQGTIFPAPNFNPIMDAQMLGGALQGFGCDKDMLISILTQRCNSQRLMIAEAYQNMYGRDLIGDLKEKLSDHFKDVMVGLMYPPPSYDAHELWHAMKGVGTEENCLIDILASRTNGEIFQMREAYCLQYSSNLQEDIYSETSGHFRDTLMNLVQGSREESYTDPAVAAQDAMVLWEACQRKTGEHKTMLQVILCNKSYQQLWLVFQEFQNISGQDIVDAINECYDGYFQELLVAIVLCVRDKPAYFAYRLHSAIHDFGFHNKTVIRILIARSEIDLMTIRKRYKERYGKSLFHDIKNFASGHYEKALLAICAGDAEDY